The Solanum lycopersicum chromosome 6, SLM_r2.1 genome has a window encoding:
- the LOC138349308 gene encoding uncharacterized mitochondrial protein AtMg00810-like, with the protein MEVSRTGSGLFLNQSKYARDLLQKAGLKKCTIQPTPMAVSSSTNGANTSFADITHFCSLIRALQYLAITRTDIQFAVNRVAQRMHQPSEHDYHCLKCILRYIFVTLGCGLLIRPGDLELRGFSIKCDANVIENSGDLYDEEINDSLRILCVAYSLDL; encoded by the coding sequence atggaggtttctcggacaggcagcggcttgtttcttaatcagtcaaaatatgctcgagatctgttgcagaaagctggactgaAAAAATGCACCATTCAACCAACACCaatggcagtctcttcgtctacgaatggagccaACACCTcgtttgccgatatcacccacttctgCAGCCTCATTAGGGCTCTACAGTATTTGGCCATTACCCGtactgacatccagtttgctgttaaccgagttgctcagcgcatgcatcaaccaagtgaacatgattaccattgtctaaaatgcattctcaggtacatttttgtcaCTCTTGGttgtggtttactcattcgacccggggacttggagcttcggggtttttcgattaaatgtgatgcaaatgtaattgagaattcaggtgacttatatgatgaagaaataaatgatTCTTTAAGGATTCTTTGTGTTGCTTATTCTCTTGATctttga